The DNA region GCCACGGGAAGGCGAAGTCCACGCGCCCGTTGGTCGGGTCGATGGACATGAGCCCGCCGGACGGGGGCCGCGACTCCCCGCCGGCGAACACGAACACCCTGCGCTCGCCGTGCACGACGGCCGGCACCGGCGAGGCGTAGCTCGCACCCCATTCGTCGCCCGCCCGCCAGACCTCGTCGCCGGTCTCCAGGTCGAGCGCCGCGACGGTCGGTCCACCCGGTGCGCCGACGTTGACTATCAGCACGCCGCCCTCGATGAGCGGCGTCGAGCTGATGCCGAAGAAGTCCTGCCGCACGCTGTAGGCGCTGCGCAGATCGGACCGCCAGACGACGCGGCCGGTCTCCAGCTCCATCGCGTGGACCCGCCCCTCGGCGCCGATTGTGTAGACCCGGCCGCCGGGAACGTCGATGACAGGACTCGAGCGGGGGCCGTTGTTGTACCCGTAGCGGTCGCGGTACGCCGACGGATACCGCAGCCGCCAATGGGTGCCCCCGGTCTCGGGATGCAGGCACTCGACGATCTCTTCTTCGCCGACCCGGTGGAGATAGACGAGGCGGTCGCCGTGGATCGCCGGCGAGGCGTAGCCGGACCCGGTAGGCAACTCCCAGACCAGCGGCGGCGGCAGGGTCCGGCTGAGCCGCGTCTCGGTCGACTCGCCGTTGTGGGTCGGCCCGAGAAAGGACGTCCAGTCGTGGGTGACGGCGTCCGCCGCGAGTGGCCGCGGGGCGCCGTGCACCAACGCACGGCCGGCCCCGGCCTGAACCCCCGCCGCCTGCTGCGAACCCGGCGCCAACCGACTCGCGGCGACGGGCGGCGCGAGAACAGGCGCGGCCAGCGCCGCGATCGCCGAGCGCCGCGACATCAGTCGCATGCGTTGAATCCTCGCAAGGAAATGCGCCGCACGTCCCAGGTCCTGCATCGTCTGCGGCACAGCTTTCCGCGGCGCAAACTCCTCAATGGGGGCGATACGAGAGGACCAGGAACGCGCCGGCCGCGGCCATCAGGATACCCAGGAAGAACACCGGCGACGGGCTCTCCTGCGGCGGATTGTAGAGCATCGCGACGAACACGCTCACGACCGGCGCCCCGGCGAAGACCAACGGGGGCACCACGTTCGGGCGGCCGCCGTTGACCAGGGCCAGGACGATGCCGAGCGCGCCCACCGCGCCCAGTACGCCGGCGGCGAACGTGAACAGCATGCCGTTCGGGTTGTCGCCGAACAGATTCCACGTGCCGGCGCGGGCGATCATCATCCCCGGCACGGCGATCGCGACGACCAGATAGGCCGCCCCGACCATCAGGAAGGCATGTACCCCGCTGCTGCCGAGGGCCTGCTGTCCGCGATGCAGCGTCGGGATGTAGGTCCCCCAGCTCAGCACCGTCATCACGACGAAGGGCAACCACGTACGCATGGATCGTCTTCCTTCCGAAAGAAACGAGAAACACATAAGAAAGGCCCGCCCCAGTGCACTGAGACGGGCCCGTGAGAGTCGCGTGTCGAGACCGGCGCACTGCACCGGTCAGTCGGTGTCCTGCATCAACGGACCGACGTCACGGCCTGCGTGTCCTTGCGCCGCGCGCCGGCCATGATACCGGCCATCCCGATGTTGCCCTCGTGGCAGGCGTACTCGAAGAGCGGGCCGTCGGTCCGCCGCAACGGCATCATCGCCGTCCACGGCCGGATGAAGTTGTTCGGGTCCTCGACGGTGAACTCGTACATCACGGTGTCGGGATCCATGCGCCGGAAGCGCTCGATCACGGAGGTGTCCGCCGACGAGCCGCCCAGGCTGGTCTCCCGCAGGAAGTTCTTCGTCTCGACGACGAGGGTCTCCCCTTCCCACCGCCCACGCGAGTCGCCCGACCACTGCGGGAGCTCGCCGTGCGGCCGGCCGTCGATGGGAATGATGCGCGCGTTGTGCACCATCTCGTTCAGGATCACGACGTAGCCGGGCACCTGGAAGATCTGCACGTTGTTGTTGTAGGCGCTCGAGACCATCGGCGGTCCGGCATTGAAGCCCATGATGCAGCGGTCCGCGAGGCTGCGATCCGTGTAGTGGTCCGCGAACCCGTTGCGCAGGTTGAGCCGGCGGATCTGCGCCGCCTCCTGGTACTCCGGCTTGAACGGGATGCGCCCGTTCGGCGGGTCGACGACGAGCGACGTCCGCTTGTCGGCGGTCAGCTCGATGCCGCGCTCGTACCAGAACTCGTTGTAGGAGAGCACCCCGCCCTCGGCCCGCGACTGGTAGCCCGCGTTCGGGGCGCCGGTCTCCGGATCGAACAGGTCGCGGTTCAGCCGGATCCGTTCGGAGGCCTCGAACTGGGCCGCCTCCTCGGCGCCGAGCCGGTCCTGGCCCTCGAGCGCCGCGGGGCGCTGGAGCGGGGTCAGGGTCCGGAAGGTGAAGATGCCGGAGATGTCCGGCTGGCCGTCCGGCGTCCGCATCACGGTCTCCGACTCGGCCGACTGGGCGTTTGCGGGAATCGCCGCCGCTACCGTCGCGGCGAGCGCCATTGCGACGACCATCACGAATCGCTGACTCATCTGGAATCCTCCATGCGCTGCAACGGAAACATGGATCCTACCTTGGAATCGCCACCTGTTCAACGGCGTGCCGCGCCTGACGCGGAGATCCGACGCGGACGATCTCGCGCCCGACCCCGTACAGGGAAGCGGCCCGTAGCGGGAAGCCCCGCAACGGGCCGCATGCGTCGTGCGAATTCCGGTCCGACCCGCGTTCCCGATCAGCGGTCGGCGTCGACGCGCTGCGTGTCCTTGCGACGCGCGCCGGCCATGATGCCCTCCATGCCGATGTTGCCCTCGTGGCAGGCGTACTCGAAGAGCGGGCCGTCGGTGCGACGCAGCGGCATCAACGCAGTCCACGGACCGGTGAGGTTGTTCGGATCCTCGACCGTGAACTCGTACACCACGGTGTCGGGATCCACGCGGCGGAAGCGCTCGATGACGTGCGTGTCCTTCGACGAGCCGCGCAGGCTGGTCTCGGTGATGAAGTTGTAGGTCTCGACGACGAACGTCTCACCCTCCCACCGGCCGCGCGACTCGCCCGACCACTGCCGCAGGCCGTGGCGCGGCGCCTCGGCGTCTATCGGGATGATCCGCGGGTTGTGCACCATCTCGTTGTAGATGACCACGTAGCCCGGGATCTGCATGATCTGCACGTTGTTGTTGTACGAGCCCGCGGTCATCGGCGGCCCGGCGTTGAAGCCCATGATGCAGCGGTCGGACAAGCTGCGGTCGGTGTAGTGGTCCGCGAAGCCGTTGCGCAGGTTGAGACGGCGGATGCGTCGCGCCTCCCGGGCCTCACCGGTATACGGGATGCGGCCGTCCGGCGGATCGACGATGAGCGCCGTGCGCTTGTCGGCGGTCAGCTCGATGCCCCGCTCGTACCAGAACTCGTTGTACGACAGCACCCCGCCCTCGGCCCGCGACTGGTAGCCGGCGCTCGGCGCGCCGGTCTCCGGGTCGAACAGGTCGCGGTTCAGCCGGATGCGCTCGGAGGCCTCGAACTGCGCGGCCTCCTCGAGGCTCAGGCGCTCGCGCCCTTCCAGGGCCGCCGGCCGCTCCAGGGGCGTCAGCGTGCGGAAGGTGAAGATGCCGGAGATGTGCGGCTGCCCGTCGGGGGTCCGCATGACTTCGTCGCTCGACTGCGCCCCGAGCGGCAGCGGGGCCAGCAGCGCAACCGCGGCCAGCGCCAACAACGCCGTCAATGCACGATGATTCATCGACCCGCCTCCCTCAAGCTGTGCGCTCCCCGGGCGCCAGCCGGTTCAGACACGATTTTGCCTCTCGAATCAACTATCGTAACGTTGATTTCGCGGCTCCTTCAACCCCGCTAGTCGCCCGCATCCGAAGCGATGCGGTACAGCGTCGACGCGGTCCGTAGGAAGAGGCTGCCCCGCGCGATGGCCGGGGTCGCCATCGTCATCTCGTCGCCGAGCGAGTTGCGCCAGAGCACCTCGAACTCATCGCCCGCCTGCATGACGAAGGTCTCGCCGTCCTCGCTCAGCGCGAAGATCTTGCCGTTGTAGGCCCAGGGCGACGCCGTGAAGAGCGTTCCCGCGGTGACCCGCCGGCGCGGATAGACGGGCTGCCCGGTGCGGGCGTCGTAGCACATCAGGATGCCGCGATCGAGCAGCGTGTAGTGGTAGTCGCCGTAGACGAGCGACGACGGGTTGTAGGAGCCGAGCTGCGGGTGCGACCAGACGACGTAGTCGTTGCTGGTGCTCCC from Acidobacteriota bacterium includes:
- a CDS encoding PQQ-binding-like beta-propeller repeat protein, whose product is MQDLGRAAHFLARIQRMRLMSRRSAIAALAAPVLAPPVAASRLAPGSQQAAGVQAGAGRALVHGAPRPLAADAVTHDWTSFLGPTHNGESTETRLSRTLPPPLVWELPTGSGYASPAIHGDRLVYLHRVGEEEIVECLHPETGGTHWRLRYPSAYRDRYGYNNGPRSSPVIDVPGGRVYTIGAEGRVHAMELETGRVVWRSDLRSAYSVRQDFFGISSTPLIEGGVLIVNVGAPGGPTVAALDLETGDEVWRAGDEWGASYASPVPAVVHGERRVFVFAGGESRPPSGGLMSIDPTNGRVDFAFPWRSRTYESVNAACPVVFDDKVFITASYRAGGALVEVRPDFTHDVAWTTRDFALHFNTPIHRDGYLYGFDGRNMGDSSLACIDAATGEVAWREVPQWRERFTIDGREYEQILGTARGSLLAADGQFLALGELGHLLWLDLTPDGYTEISRGWLFAARESWSLPVLSRGLLYVTQNARDLLTGAGPRLLCYDLRA